One region of gamma proteobacterium HIMB55 genomic DNA includes:
- a CDS encoding phosphate regulon sensor kinase PhoR (PFAM: Histidine kinase-, DNA gyrase B-, and HSP90-like ATPase; His Kinase A (phosphoacceptor) domain; Domain of unknown function (DUF3329)~TIGRFAM: phosphate regulon sensor kinase PhoR) — translation MKASRPNWRISLQTPLIVLALALVGYAVDMLQMTLLLVFSVLVVYWAWQVYRLERWLENSRTAPPEARGVWGRLFDHIYRLQRQSKETQGRLESSVNYLQDSLKQLRDAAIIIDQRGNISWVNDSAGALVGIELPGDVGRPLINLMRSPQLSDYLSAGDYQAPLRLPPTPEQDRCLQIEVTMFAGGDRLVFVKDVTEQYKLEVMRRDFVGNVSHELRTPLTVLKGYVETLQSLDQQIVAPIERPLAQMDMQVVRMEMLLKDLLWLSRIESIEHSDKTTSVDMCDLTVELVEDLRAAWPDRPIMLRHEFNGLVLGDPMELHSAVSNLVVNALKYSAPASEVVIEWVLQEGRPTLSIIDKGEGIDPVHIPRLTERFYRVDKSRSQKTGGTGLGLAIVKHVALSHNAELVIESKLGEGSRFSLVFDADAKFDEGA, via the coding sequence GTGAAAGCGTCGCGCCCCAATTGGCGTATCTCACTGCAAACACCGCTCATTGTTTTAGCACTTGCGCTGGTTGGATACGCCGTCGATATGCTTCAAATGACACTGCTGCTGGTTTTCAGCGTGCTCGTCGTTTACTGGGCTTGGCAGGTGTACCGTCTCGAACGGTGGCTTGAAAATAGTCGAACTGCGCCGCCAGAGGCTCGAGGGGTTTGGGGCCGTCTTTTTGACCACATCTATCGACTGCAGCGCCAGAGTAAAGAGACACAAGGTCGCCTGGAGTCATCAGTAAATTACCTTCAAGACTCCCTTAAGCAATTGCGTGATGCGGCCATCATCATTGATCAGCGCGGCAATATCTCATGGGTAAATGACTCAGCAGGCGCACTCGTGGGTATTGAACTTCCGGGCGATGTAGGACGTCCACTCATCAACTTGATGCGATCGCCCCAGTTGTCTGACTACTTAAGCGCGGGTGATTACCAAGCTCCCCTACGATTACCCCCGACACCCGAGCAGGATCGCTGTCTTCAGATCGAGGTCACAATGTTTGCAGGTGGCGATCGTTTAGTGTTCGTTAAAGACGTTACAGAGCAATACAAGCTAGAAGTCATGCGCCGTGATTTTGTCGGTAACGTCTCTCATGAGCTTCGCACGCCATTGACGGTGCTCAAAGGTTATGTCGAGACCTTACAGAGTCTTGATCAGCAAATCGTAGCGCCTATCGAGCGCCCGCTCGCCCAAATGGACATGCAGGTTGTCCGTATGGAAATGCTGCTAAAGGATCTTCTGTGGCTGTCGCGCATTGAGTCGATCGAGCACTCTGATAAAACCACCTCAGTTGATATGTGTGATTTGACAGTAGAGCTGGTGGAGGATCTGCGGGCGGCGTGGCCCGACAGGCCAATTATGCTACGGCATGAATTTAATGGATTAGTACTCGGCGACCCAATGGAACTTCACAGTGCGGTGAGTAATTTGGTGGTTAATGCGCTCAAATATAGCGCCCCTGCGTCTGAAGTAGTCATCGAGTGGGTGTTACAAGAAGGTCGTCCAACGCTCAGCATTATTGACAAGGGCGAAGGCATTGATCCCGTTCATATTCCGAGATTGACCGAGAGATTTTATCGGGTCGATAAGAGCCGTAGTCAGAAGACCGGTGGAACCGGACTTGGCCTTGCTATTGTCAAACACGTGGCATTGTCCCACAACGCCGAGCTCGTAATTGAGAGTAAATTGGGAGAGGGGTCTCGTTTTTCGCTGGTTTTTGACGCTGATGCAAAATTCGATGAAGGCGCTTAA
- a CDS encoding phosphate regulon transcriptional regulatory protein PhoB (PFAM: Response regulator receiver domain; Transcriptional regulatory protein, C terminal~TIGRFAM: phosphate regulon transcriptional regulatory protein PhoB), whose amino-acid sequence MTGKKVLIVDDEFSIRDMLRMALEIADFECIEAENIQDAHRLIVDERPAIVLLDWMLPGGSGLELLRRLKRNDATAEIPVIMLTAKAAEDNVIQGLDVGADDYVTKPFAPRELIARIKAQLRRAAGGEQRDRLEVEDLLLDMDSRRIFVANEPIEMGPTEFNLLQFFMSHPERAYTRNQLLDHVWGANVYVEERTVDVHIRRLRKALEGGVKDYSDLIQTVRGTGYRFSTKGVIAE is encoded by the coding sequence ATGACAGGTAAAAAGGTACTGATTGTCGACGACGAGTTTTCGATTCGCGACATGCTGCGAATGGCGCTTGAAATTGCTGATTTCGAGTGTATCGAGGCCGAGAATATTCAGGATGCGCACCGGCTAATCGTCGATGAGCGTCCGGCTATCGTATTGCTTGATTGGATGCTTCCTGGTGGTAGTGGGCTGGAGTTGCTCAGACGTCTGAAGCGAAACGACGCTACTGCGGAAATCCCGGTCATTATGCTTACGGCAAAAGCCGCCGAGGACAATGTCATTCAGGGCTTGGATGTTGGCGCTGACGATTACGTAACAAAACCCTTTGCACCGCGCGAATTGATTGCACGCATAAAGGCACAGCTGCGGCGAGCAGCAGGTGGTGAGCAACGAGACCGCCTCGAGGTCGAGGATCTTCTGCTCGACATGGATAGTCGGCGAATATTCGTGGCTAACGAGCCCATTGAGATGGGACCAACCGAATTCAATTTACTCCAATTCTTTATGTCGCATCCCGAGCGGGCATACACGCGGAATCAACTCTTGGACCATGTCTGGGGAGCCAATGTTTATGTCGAAGAGCGAACCGTCGATGTTCACATTCGGCGTCTAAGAAAAGCGTTAGAGGGCGGGGTGAAAGATTACAGCGACCTCATTCAAACAGTCCGCGGAACGGGCTACCGGTTCTCAACTAAAGGTGTAATAGCCGAGTGA
- a CDS encoding hypothetical protein (PFAM: Transglycosylase SLT domain), whose protein sequence is MKKFQVILLLLQAIFIAGCATKPPEKLDNVCDIFRDKDGWYEDAVASRQKWGVPVSVMMAFMHQESRFVAGAKPPRKQIWGFIPGPRPSDAYGYSQAKNSTWEWYKTKSGNHGADRDDFDDAIDFVGWYNHTTNQTNGIAKDDAFRLYLAYHEGHGGYKRGTYRSKPWLVEVAKKVDRRASLYNRQLASCQDEFKDTGWFDWW, encoded by the coding sequence ATGAAGAAATTCCAAGTGATTCTTTTGCTACTCCAAGCCATCTTTATTGCTGGCTGCGCGACAAAGCCACCCGAAAAACTGGATAACGTCTGTGACATCTTTAGAGATAAAGATGGCTGGTACGAGGATGCGGTCGCTTCGCGGCAGAAGTGGGGTGTGCCTGTATCGGTGATGATGGCGTTCATGCATCAGGAATCGCGTTTTGTTGCCGGCGCAAAACCACCGAGAAAGCAAATCTGGGGCTTCATTCCTGGTCCTCGGCCCAGCGATGCATACGGTTACTCTCAAGCCAAGAACAGCACTTGGGAGTGGTACAAAACCAAGTCTGGTAATCACGGTGCTGATCGCGATGATTTCGACGATGCGATCGATTTTGTGGGTTGGTACAACCACACAACTAACCAGACCAATGGCATTGCGAAAGACGATGCCTTCCGATTGTACCTCGCGTACCACGAGGGGCATGGCGGCTACAAGCGCGGCACTTACCGTTCTAAGCCGTGGTTAGTTGAGGTGGCGAAAAAGGTAGATCGCAGAGCAAGCCTCTACAACCGGCAGCTCGCATCCTGCCAGGACGAGTTTAAAGATACGGGTTGGTTCGACTGGTGGTAG
- a CDS encoding DNA ligase, NAD-dependent (PFAM: NAD-dependent DNA ligase OB-fold domain; NAD-dependent DNA ligase adenylation domain; NAD-dependent DNA ligase C4 zinc finger domain; BRCA1 C Terminus (BRCT) domain~TIGRFAM: DNA ligase, NAD-dependent): MSAVADEIKALVAKLDAWSLAYHRDDNPIASDAEYDRELKRLRELEEANPDLLLPTSPTQRVGDKPLSEFQSIAHKLPMLSLDNAFSGEDLQAFEERNAAKLSVSELCFCCEPKLDGVALSLVYENGILKHAASRGDGTVGEDITHNARTIATVPLRLPVDNPPPVLEVRGEVVIPRADFAQMNERLIARGESVFQNPRNAAAGSLRQLDPRMTATRPLVFMAYSVGYSEQASLPGSHRETLNFLNELGFKTSDLIERASGWEAAEDYVSRILEQRDNIGVDIDGVVIKVDSYEQQQALGFVARAPRWAIARKFPAQEEVTRLIDVDFQVGRTGAVTPVARLEPVFVGGVTVSNATLHNADEIARLDVRVGDEVIVRRAGDVIPQIVRALADRRTTPLQKIAFPTNCPDCDSTLTRDLEEAAVRCENTTGCPAQQKAALEHYVSRKAMDIDGVGEKLLHQLFDEGLVSSVADLYTLSHDRLADLERMGSKSAQKAVSAIEASKKTELPRFIYALGIREVGEATARNLSTHFGTLELLMQASRELLEEVDDVGPIVAAHIQRFFAREQNRSLIQQLLDAGLHWNTHDNQVVAGGVMSGQTWVVTGKLESMSRDEAGSLIRRHGGQTAGSVSKKTDVLLAGPGAGSKLSKAESLGIKIIDEASFLVLLEEAKQ; this comes from the coding sequence ATGAGTGCTGTTGCAGACGAGATCAAAGCGCTTGTAGCGAAGCTTGACGCTTGGTCGCTTGCGTATCACCGCGACGACAATCCAATTGCCAGTGACGCAGAGTACGACCGAGAGCTCAAGCGCTTGCGTGAACTGGAGGAGGCAAATCCCGACCTCTTGTTACCGACATCGCCAACCCAGCGTGTAGGTGATAAGCCATTGAGCGAGTTTCAGAGTATTGCTCACAAACTCCCAATGCTCAGCCTTGATAACGCCTTCAGCGGCGAAGATTTACAGGCGTTTGAGGAACGTAATGCGGCCAAACTGAGTGTTTCCGAGCTGTGTTTTTGCTGTGAACCCAAGCTGGATGGCGTAGCACTGAGCTTGGTGTACGAAAACGGTATCCTGAAACATGCAGCGAGTCGTGGTGACGGTACTGTTGGTGAGGACATCACACATAACGCGCGGACGATTGCTACGGTTCCCTTGCGGTTACCCGTCGATAATCCACCACCGGTACTGGAAGTCCGTGGTGAGGTTGTTATCCCTCGCGCCGACTTTGCGCAAATGAATGAGCGGCTAATTGCGCGCGGTGAGTCGGTTTTTCAGAACCCGAGAAATGCGGCTGCAGGGAGCCTTCGGCAGCTCGATCCGAGGATGACCGCAACGCGACCACTGGTATTCATGGCCTATTCTGTAGGTTACTCGGAGCAGGCATCGCTGCCCGGCTCACACAGAGAGACGCTCAATTTTCTCAACGAGCTCGGCTTTAAAACCTCCGATCTTATTGAGCGTGCCAGTGGTTGGGAGGCGGCCGAGGATTACGTTTCCCGCATTCTTGAGCAGCGGGACAACATCGGTGTCGATATCGATGGTGTCGTAATCAAGGTTGATAGCTACGAGCAACAGCAGGCACTGGGATTCGTTGCTCGCGCACCCCGTTGGGCCATCGCTCGTAAGTTCCCTGCTCAGGAGGAAGTCACCCGATTGATTGATGTTGATTTTCAAGTGGGGCGCACCGGGGCTGTAACCCCTGTTGCTAGGTTAGAGCCCGTTTTTGTTGGCGGGGTGACTGTGAGCAATGCAACGCTGCACAACGCAGATGAAATTGCGCGGCTCGACGTGCGTGTCGGTGACGAAGTTATTGTGCGGCGTGCCGGAGATGTCATTCCACAAATTGTCCGTGCGCTAGCCGATCGACGGACAACACCGCTGCAAAAAATTGCGTTCCCAACCAACTGTCCGGATTGTGATTCAACATTGACGCGTGACCTGGAGGAGGCTGCGGTCAGGTGTGAGAACACAACCGGGTGTCCTGCTCAGCAAAAAGCGGCACTAGAGCATTACGTATCGCGAAAGGCGATGGATATCGATGGTGTTGGCGAGAAGCTACTTCATCAGCTCTTTGATGAGGGATTAGTAAGCAGCGTTGCAGACCTGTATACCCTGAGTCACGATAGATTAGCGGACCTTGAGCGCATGGGCTCTAAGTCCGCTCAGAAGGCGGTTAGCGCAATTGAAGCCAGTAAGAAAACTGAGTTGCCAAGATTCATCTACGCCCTGGGAATTCGCGAGGTTGGTGAGGCAACGGCGCGTAATTTATCGACGCACTTTGGTACCTTAGAGCTATTAATGCAGGCATCCAGAGAGTTGCTCGAGGAAGTAGACGATGTCGGTCCGATTGTTGCTGCCCATATCCAGCGCTTTTTTGCGAGAGAGCAGAATAGATCATTGATTCAGCAGCTCTTAGATGCTGGGCTTCACTGGAATACACACGACAACCAGGTCGTCGCGGGTGGTGTGATGTCGGGACAGACATGGGTAGTCACCGGTAAGCTCGAGTCGATGTCCCGAGACGAGGCGGGAAGCCTGATTAGGCGACACGGTGGTCAGACGGCAGGTTCTGTCAGTAAGAAAACAGATGTCCTCTTAGCGGGCCCTGGAGCTGGTTCTAAGCTAAGTAAAGCTGAGTCGTTGGGTATCAAAATAATCGATGAGGCGAGTTTTCTTGTGCTCCTTGAGGAAGCTAAGCAATGA